The genomic segment GGTTGTGTCCTTTGAATAAAATTAAGTTGGGGACCTGGGGTGGGGTGATGGCTTGTGTCCTGAAGTTCCATCTTATAGATTAAATAATTAATCCTGATGACAGCACCCAAGGCTGGCTGATCGTAGTGGAAGAGTTTAATATTATCATTCCTTTGTGGTCATAACTACACAGCTGTTCAAAGCATGGGATTTGAAGCAGAtggacctgggttcaagtcctggttCCGCCACTGACCAGAGGTGTGGCCTACGCAACTCCTCCatcctgtctcagtctcttgtTCACTGTAACAATGGAGCTATTAACACCTGTCCCCCAGGGGTTTAGGCATTAGATGAGACCTTGGATGTTAGACTTTTGGCGCTGTGTCTGTGCTTAGAATTGCTCAATGGGGGTAGCTGTTAATAAATGGGGACAGACAGCACATGCAACATAGACTTGGGGATTCTGGAGGTTCAATGTGACTCCTCCTTGGCTGCATGATAGGATATGGAGTGTAGAAGGTGAGAGGTGACCGTCACATTCTGTCTTGTACTGGTCAGGCTACTGCCCCTCCCGCCAGGGCTTTGCTATTCAAGGATGGCAAGCTGGACTGGGGTGGGAAGTGGAGGATGAAGTTGGGAATGGCTCATGCACGAGTCATCTTCGTATCTTGTGGTCTGGCAGGTGGGTGTTCTGTAAATGCATATTGATGGCAATGGAAGGAACAGAATCATTCAGCCAAGCGTGGCTGCCTTGGAGTGGTGAGGTGGATCCCCGGGTCCCGCAGCTCTGGGGAAATGTGGCGAGGAGGATATGAGTGTTGGGTGAAGAGTTCTCCTCGATGACTTTTGACTCTAACCCGGGAGACACGCCCATGCCTACCCCTCCCACGCATGCAGCTCCTGGCACCATCCCCAGCTGTTTCAAGGctgccttctttctctctcctcgcTCAGTGGCAAGCTCAGGAGGTGGTGGCCCAGGCCCAGCTGGATGGACACCGGTCCATGAACCCATGCCCCTTGTATGATGCGCAGACGGGgaccctcttcctcttcttcattgCCATCCCTGGGCAAGTCACGGAGCAACAGCAGCTGCAGACCAGGGCCAATGTGACCCGGCTGTGCCAAGTAACCAGCACTGACCACGGGAGGACCTGGAGCTCCCCCAGAGACCTCACTGATGCGGCCATTGGCCCAGCCTACCGAGAGTGGTCCACCTTTGCGGTGGGCCCGGGGCATTGTTTGCAGCTGCACGACAGGGCCCAGAGCCTGGTGGTGCCCGCCTATGCCTACCGGAACCTTCACCCCATCCAAAGGCCGAGCCCCTCCGCCTTCTGCTTACTCAGCCATGACCATGGGCGCACGTGGGTGAGAGGGCACTTTGTGGCCCAGGACACCCTGGAGTGCCAGGTGGCCGAAGTTGAGGCTGGGGAGCAGAGGGTGGTGACCCTCAACGCGAGAAGCCATCTCCGAGCCAGGATCCAGGCCCAGAGCACCAATGACGGGCTTGATTTCCAGGAGTCTCAGCTGGTGAAGAAGCTGGTGGAGCCGCCGCCCCAGGGCTGCCAAGGGAGTGTCATCAGCTTCCCCAGCCCCCACTCGGGGCCCGGTTCCCCAGCCCAGTGGCTGCTCTACACTCACCCCACACACTCCTGGCAGAGGGCCGATCTGGGCGCCTACCTCAACCCGCGACCTCCAGCCCCCGAGGCCTGGTCGGAGCCAGTACTGCTGGCCAAGGGCAGCTGTGCCTACTCAGATCTCCAGAGCATGGGCACTGGCCCCGATGGGTCCCCCTTGTTTGGGTGTCTGTACGAAGCCAATGATTACGAGGAGATTGTCTTTCTCATGTTCACCCTGAAGCAAGCCTTTCCGGCTGAGTACCTGCCTCAGTGAgcccaccgtgcccagcacaaGGGCCTCGCTTTCACCTGCACGCCCGGCTCGGAGGCTCTGCGGTTGCCTCTCCTTCCCGTGGCCCCTGGACGTGGGGGCCCCTCTGGGCTCCCTTCGGTGCCGGTGTGTGGAGAGAGGTCCAGCTGTTGCTCTTTTCCTCCTGCATGGTTCCAGTCTTCCCAAAAGGTTCTATTTCAGCCCAGAAACCACAAGTGCCTGGCTGCCCGTCGCCCCTCCATAGGGAAGGCGTGGAGGGTCCTGCAGCGCAGCTGTCACCTTGCCTGCCTGTCCCCCAATCCCAGCTTTGTGTAGGTCTTGACAAATTTCCTAGTTCAACCCCTTCCTTCTCGGGAACCACTCATTGCGTTCCTGGGGAAGAACTGAGACCACGTTGTAAATTAGCAGAGATGTGTGAGTGTCCATGTGTAtctgcgtgtgcatgtgtgttcgtgtgtgtccatgtgtgcctgtgtattcatgtgtctgttcatgtgtgtttgtgtgtgtccaCATATGCCGGCATGTGCACGTgttcatgtgtgtttgtgtgtccacgtgtgtctgtgtgttcatgtgtgttcatgtgtgtccatgtgtctcCACGCATGTGTGTTCATGCATGTGTatatgggtgtgtctgtgtgtgcatgtgtttgtgtctgtgtgtgtgcatgtgtgactgcgtgtccatgtgtgtctgcatatgcatgtgtgttggtgtgtgtccATGTTCGTCTGTGTgttcatgtgtctgtgtgtgtctgtgtgcatgtttgttcatgtgtgtgtgtttgtgtatgtatccTTGCCAATGCTTTGGGGCAGACAGCATGGGGAATAGCTTTGCAGGGAGTAAGGTAGGGTCTGGGAGAATTAAGCTAGCTTAAGTCATTGTATTGGTGTCTTAGGGCTGCCGGAACGAATTACCTTAATcttggtggcttaaagcaacagaaatttgttctctcacagttctttctggaggccagaagcctgAAATCAGCACGTCTGAAAGGCTCCGTGCCCTCTGGAGGTGCTGGTGAGGGGGGCCTTTCctgcttcttccagcttctgccgGCTCTTAGCTATGCCTGCTGGTCCTTGGCTTGTGGTCGCATCACTCCAATCCCTGCCTCAATCCTCACGTggccatctcctcctcctcctctgcctcctgtgtcttctcttctatgtttataaggacacttgtcactgactggatttagggcccactcaCAATATCAGctaatgcaacctccgcctctcgggttcaggtgattttcctgcttcagcctcccatgtagctgggattacaggcatgcaccaccatgcctagctaatttttgtgtttttagtagagacagggtttcaccatgttggccaggctggtgtcgaacttctggctttaggtgatccactggccttggcctcccaaagtgcagggattacaagcgtcagccaccgtgcccggcccaggaTGATCTTATTTCCCAAGATCCTGaacttaattacatttgcaaagaccctttttccaaataaagtcccGTTCACAGATTCTGGGATGTGGATATATCCTCTTGCACTTCACAAAGGAGAATATCCTAAAGGCTACTaaattgctcaacatcattagtcatcaggggaatgcaaaataaaaccgTGAGAGACTTATCTACTAGAATGCCTACATTTAAAAGATTAACAACAGCAAGTATCAGCAAGGATGTGGAGCCACTGGAACTCTCGTACATTTCTGGCAGAAAGTAACTGACACGACCACTTTGGCAAGCGTATTTGGTGGAATCTACCAAAACAAAACGTGTAAACACTCCATGGCCCAGCAGTTCTACTCTGGAGCACATATCCAAGAGACATGAATGTTCGTAGCTGCCGAAGACACATACAAGATTGTTTATAGCAGCTTCATTCACAACAGTactaaactggaaacaacccaaatgtcaatagaaagtaaaatagataaataaattaggggccgggtgcggtagctcacgcctgtaatctcaccaaggcggatggatcacctgaggccaggagttcgagaccagcctggccaacatggtgaaaccctgcctctactaaaaatacaaaaaattggctgggcgtggtggcaggcacctgtaatgctggccactagggaggctgaggcaggagaattgcttgaacccaggaggtggagtttgcagtgagctgagattgcaccattgcactctagcctgggcaacaagaatgaaattccatctcaaaaaaaaaaaaaaggtaaatttggGTATATTCATTCAGCGGAATATTACAATACACAACAATGAAAGAGTGAACTACTGCTCTCCACACTAGCATGGCTGGTTTTCAGACGTCATGTCGAGTGAAGGATGCCAGACTCGAATGAGTACACACCTTATTATTCTATTTACATGAAGTTCAAGGACAGGCAAAACTAACCTATGGTCTACCAGTCAGCCAGTGACTGCTCCTAGTGGAGGGGAACTGTTGACTGGGACACAGCGACAGGGAGGCTGCTGGGTGCTAGAGACGTTCTATTGCTCGATCTGGGGCTGGTTATGTGGATGATTTCGTGTGTAAACGTTTGATGTGCTGTACACATAAGATTTGTGTGctgccgggctcggtggctcacacctgtaatccccgcactttgggaggccgagacaggtggatcacaaggttaggagtttgagaacagcctgaccaacatggtgaaaccctgtctcaactaaaaatacaaaaattggccaggcctagtggcaggtgcctataatcccagctagacaggaggctgaagcaggagaattgctagaacccagcaggcagaggttgcagtgagccaagattgtgccgttgcactctagcctgggcaacagagtgagactccatctaaaaaaagaaaaaggtgtgtgtgtgccttACTGCATATATGTTAcacctcaataaaaaataaaaatggaacaaAAGAGCAGATTTGCTAATTTACCTCCCAAAGCAATATTGTATATTGGGTTTTAAAACTGAAATGGGTTTCAACTGAATTTCAATATTGggtttaaaactgatttttttttttttttttgagatggagtctgactctgacatgatctcgtctcactgtaacctccacctcctggaggcagttcaaacaattctgctacctcagtcacccgagtagctgggactacaggtgtgcaccaccacacccggctaatttttgtatttttagtggagatggggtttcaccatgttggccaggttggtctcaaactcctgacctcaggtgacccacctgcctcaacctcccgaagtgctgggattataggcatgagccaccacacctgaccttatttattttttttggagaccaggtcttgctctgttgcctagactagagtgcagtggcacagtcacagctcactgaagcctccccctgctgggctcaaacaatctcgcctcagcctcccaagcagctgggactacaagcacgtacCACCACTccttgctaattaaaaaaaaaaaaaaattgtagagatggggtcttactatgttgcccaggctagcctcaaactcctgagctcaagtcatccttctccctcagcctcccaaagtgctgtaattacaggtaggaggcaccatgcccagctgaaactGAATTTTTACATAAACCCtttatttcagaataattttagatttacatagAAGTTGCAAAGATAGCACAGAACGTTCCGTATACTCCACACCCAGTTTCCCCTGATGTTGACATCTTACATAACtgtggtacatttgtcaaaacaaaaagattaacaTTGGTACATGGTTATTTACTAAACTCTAGACTTTATTctgatttcaccagtttttccactaatgtcctttttttccccctgttctAGGATCCAGTCCAGGATACATTTAGTAAAACAGAATTTTTACTGTCATAAATTTGTATCCTTAGGGACACACACATAAACAGATGGATACACACAGTTCCACAAAGTCTTCCCTTCCCGGGACCTTCCCTTAAAAACCacctctaggccgggcgcggtggctcacgcctgtaatcccagcactttgggaggccgaggcgggcggatcacaaggtcaggagatcgagaccacggtgaaaccccgtctctactaaaaatacaaaaaattagccgggcgcggtggcgggcgcctgtagtcccagctactcaggaggctgaggcaggagaatggcatgaacccgggaggcggagcttgcagtgagccgagatcgcgccactgcactccagcctgggcgacagagcgagactccgtctcaaaaaaaaaaaaaaaaaaaaaaaaaccacctctaaacaaataaataagcaaccACAAAGAATGTGCGCTTCAGGCTCAGACTGCCGATGTGTACATGACGGAAGAAGTCGTTCAGTCTCTGGAGCCCCAGAAGGTGCCCTTCAAATCTGTTACACAGAGCTCCTTGTCTAGGCTGTGGCACCTTGTCGGGGGCTACTTTGGCCAACTTTGAGCCCAACGCCACTGCCTGGGACATCTGGGAGTTGGGTtgtagggatgtgtgtgtgtgtgtgtgtgtgtgtgtgtagacacgTGCGTGTACACTGGATGTCCATCATCCAGTCCAACTTTGGGGTTGGTGGACCAGCCTCATTCAACGTTCCACCTGGCAACCCCACAACCGGGGCACAGACACAGCAGGGGTTATTAGTGGAGCCCGGGCCTCATCCACACACTCCCCTCAACACAGACCAGGGAGAACTGGAGCCCCAGGTGTGGGGAGCCTGCATAGCCCTGGATCTTGTAGATATCTGAGGCAGGGCTGCCACTGTCCACCTCACCTCTGAGCAGCTACCCTGGTGCAGCCATCCCCTTTCGACTCCATCTTTACTCTCCTCTTCTGTGGCCCTATGGCCTTCCTGACTGGGCGGGTCACAGGTGCCTCTCCAGGTTTGTTTTGTGGCCCAGCTGGGACAGTGGGAGGGACCTGGACTTCTGGTGCCTGAGAGACCAGCCCTGGGAAGCCACTGCGGAAGGGATTTTGAGTCTGGGGAAGGGGTATGGCAGTTGGCACACCTGTCAATGGGGAAGAGCACC from the Macaca nemestrina isolate mMacNem1 chromosome 11, mMacNem.hap1, whole genome shotgun sequence genome contains:
- the LOC105473899 gene encoding sialidase-2, encoding MASLPVLQKESVFQSGAAHAYRIPALLYLPGQQTLLAFAEQRASKKDEHAELIVLRRGGYDASTRQVQWQAQEVVAQAQLDGHRSMNPCPLYDAQTGTLFLFFIAIPGQVTEQQQLQTRANVTRLCQVTSTDHGRTWSSPRDLTDAAIGPAYREWSTFAVGPGHCLQLHDRAQSLVVPAYAYRNLHPIQRPSPSAFCLLSHDHGRTWVRGHFVAQDTLECQVAEVEAGEQRVVTLNARSHLRARIQAQSTNDGLDFQESQLVKKLVEPPPQGCQGSVISFPSPHSGPGSPAQWLLYTHPTHSWQRADLGAYLNPRPPAPEAWSEPVLLAKGSCAYSDLQSMGTGPDGSPLFGCLYEANDYEEIVFLMFTLKQAFPAEYLPQ